A single region of the Streptomyces caelestis genome encodes:
- a CDS encoding DUF6099 family protein — MDAVRLIVTSRRSLAAGGDVPGVLAEVWQAQALAQAIGSRLAVAGPPELRGEALGLTELAGRGCGVLDPPELAPGELRAGQLTELGDARHTLMYLGGLLGEVGIALVGLACAADDEGTYWQCMEAIDAADESRDRVLEMLRRLADREQALPEREAG, encoded by the coding sequence ATGGACGCGGTGCGGCTCATCGTGACGAGCAGGCGGTCCCTGGCCGCGGGCGGCGACGTGCCGGGGGTCCTGGCCGAGGTGTGGCAGGCGCAGGCCCTCGCGCAGGCGATAGGAAGTCGTCTCGCGGTCGCGGGCCCGCCCGAACTGCGCGGCGAGGCCCTGGGGTTGACGGAGCTGGCGGGCCGCGGCTGCGGTGTCCTCGACCCGCCCGAACTGGCCCCCGGTGAGCTGCGGGCGGGCCAGCTCACCGAGCTGGGCGACGCCCGCCACACGCTGATGTACCTCGGCGGCCTCCTCGGTGAGGTCGGCATCGCCCTCGTGGGCCTCGCCTGCGCCGCGGACGACGAGGGCACGTACTGGCAGTGCATGGAGGCCATCGACGCGGCGGACGAGTCCCGGGACCGCGTCCTGGAAATGCTCCGCAGACTCGCGGACCGGGAGCAGGCGTTACCGGAGAGGGAAGCGGGATAG
- a CDS encoding SAM-dependent methyltransferase, whose translation MTDAGTSAGPIDTGRPHSARMYDYYLGGKDNYPVDAEAAEQVISLFPAAREMARTNRAFMHRASRLLAERGVRQFLDIGTGIPTEPNLHQIVQRVAPQARVVYADNDPIVLRHAQALLHSTPEGKTAYVHGDVREPGKIIAAARETLDFTRPIALSLVALLHLVGDEDEPGRIVRALLEPLPSGSYLTLSHATGDFDPETWERVVEVYRKGGTAAQVRTRDEFSAFFTGLELVDPGVVPSARWHPGLGEQRDGGGGGEEMPLYVGVGRKP comes from the coding sequence GTGACAGACGCCGGGACCAGCGCGGGACCCATCGACACCGGCAGACCCCACTCGGCACGCATGTACGACTACTACCTCGGCGGGAAGGACAACTACCCGGTCGACGCGGAAGCGGCCGAGCAGGTGATATCCCTCTTCCCCGCCGCCAGGGAAATGGCGCGGACCAACCGCGCGTTCATGCACCGCGCCTCCCGTCTGCTGGCCGAGCGGGGTGTCCGGCAGTTCCTCGACATCGGAACCGGCATTCCGACCGAGCCGAACCTCCACCAGATCGTCCAGAGGGTCGCCCCGCAGGCCCGCGTGGTGTACGCGGACAACGATCCGATCGTCCTCCGGCACGCCCAGGCCCTGCTGCACAGCACTCCGGAGGGAAAGACCGCCTACGTCCACGGCGACGTACGCGAACCGGGAAAGATCATCGCGGCGGCACGGGAGACGCTCGACTTCACCCGGCCGATCGCGTTGTCCCTCGTGGCCCTGCTGCACCTGGTGGGCGACGAGGACGAGCCCGGCCGGATCGTCCGCGCACTCCTCGAACCCCTGCCGTCCGGCAGCTACTTGACGCTCTCCCACGCGACGGGCGACTTCGACCCGGAGACCTGGGAGCGGGTCGTCGAGGTGTACCGCAAGGGCGGGACGGCGGCGCAGGTGCGTACCCGCGACGAGTTCTCGGCGTTCTTCACGGGCCTTGAGCTGGTGGATCCCGGCGTGGTGCCGTCCGCGCGGTGGCACCCCGGACTCGGTGAACAGCGCGATGGCGGCGGCGGGGGCGAGGAGATGCCCCTCTACGTGGGGGTCGGCCGCAAGCCGTGA
- a CDS encoding nucleotide pyrophosphohydrolase → MTEPLDVAKLQRRLAEFAAARNWQPYHTPKNLAAALSVEASELVEIFQWLTPEESARVMTDPDTAHRVTDEVADVLAYLLQLCEVLGIDPLAALDAKIDRNERRFPI, encoded by the coding sequence GTGACAGAACCTCTCGACGTGGCGAAACTGCAACGCCGGCTGGCCGAGTTCGCGGCCGCGCGGAACTGGCAGCCGTACCACACCCCCAAGAACCTGGCCGCCGCGCTCAGCGTGGAGGCGTCCGAACTGGTCGAGATCTTCCAGTGGTTGACGCCGGAGGAGTCGGCCCGGGTCATGACCGACCCGGACACCGCGCACCGGGTCACGGACGAGGTCGCCGACGTGCTCGCGTATCTGCTCCAGCTGTGCGAGGTGCTCGGCATCGACCCGCTGGCGGCGCTGGACGCGAAGATCGACCGGAACGAAAGGAGGTTCCCGATCTAG
- a CDS encoding 3' terminal RNA ribose 2'-O-methyltransferase Hen1: protein MFLTLTTTGTPERPATDLGFLLHKHPEKAQAFSTSYGTAHVLYPEADAERCTAALLLEVDAVALVRRGKGKGRGGAPDAALAQYVNDRPYAASSLLAVALSNVFSSAMKGVCNARPELPALPRPLRIELPALPARGGPGLVRRLFEPLGWTVTAEPVPLDTEFPQWGDSRYVRLELESADRTLAEALRHLYVLLPVLDDAKHYWVSSDEVDKLLRAGEGWLPGHPEQQLITSRYLSRRWSLTRQATERLELVRLAEADDSEVEEIDNAVQAETETEERPTPLAVRRREAITAALKASGAARVLDLGCGQGQLVQALLKDPAFTEIVGLDVSMRALTIASRRLKLDRMGERQAARVKLLQGSLAYTDHRLKGYDAAVLSEVIEHLDLPRLPALEYAVFGAARPRTVLVTTPNVEYNVRWESLPAGHVRHGDHRFEWTRAQFRAWAEAVAARHGYEAEFVPVGPDDPEVGPPTQMAVFTLTTPKEAKAA from the coding sequence GTGTTTCTGACCCTCACGACCACCGGCACACCGGAGCGCCCCGCCACCGACCTCGGCTTCCTGCTGCACAAGCATCCCGAGAAGGCGCAGGCGTTCTCCACGTCCTACGGCACGGCCCACGTCCTCTACCCCGAGGCGGACGCCGAGCGCTGCACGGCGGCGCTGCTGCTGGAGGTCGACGCGGTGGCCCTGGTCCGGCGCGGCAAGGGCAAGGGCCGGGGCGGCGCCCCGGACGCGGCACTCGCGCAGTACGTCAACGACCGCCCGTACGCCGCCTCCTCCCTCCTGGCCGTGGCGCTGAGCAACGTGTTCTCCAGCGCGATGAAGGGCGTCTGCAACGCCCGGCCCGAACTGCCCGCCCTGCCCCGGCCGTTGCGCATCGAGCTCCCTGCGCTGCCCGCCCGCGGTGGCCCCGGGCTCGTACGACGGCTCTTCGAGCCGCTGGGCTGGACGGTCACAGCCGAACCCGTGCCGCTGGACACCGAGTTCCCGCAGTGGGGCGACTCGCGCTACGTCCGTCTCGAACTGGAGTCCGCGGACCGCACCCTCGCCGAGGCCCTGCGCCACCTCTACGTCCTGCTCCCGGTCCTGGACGACGCCAAGCACTACTGGGTCTCCTCCGACGAGGTCGACAAGCTGCTGCGCGCCGGTGAGGGCTGGCTGCCCGGCCACCCGGAGCAGCAGCTGATCACCAGCCGTTACCTCTCGCGCCGCTGGTCGCTGACCCGGCAGGCGACGGAGCGGCTGGAGCTGGTGCGGCTGGCGGAGGCGGACGACAGCGAGGTCGAGGAGATCGACAACGCGGTCCAGGCGGAGACCGAGACCGAGGAGCGGCCCACCCCGCTGGCCGTGCGGCGCCGGGAGGCGATCACCGCCGCGCTCAAGGCGTCCGGGGCCGCCCGGGTGCTCGATCTCGGCTGCGGCCAGGGCCAGTTGGTGCAGGCGCTGCTCAAGGACCCGGCGTTCACGGAGATCGTGGGACTGGACGTGTCGATGCGCGCGCTCACCATCGCCTCCCGGCGGCTGAAGCTGGACCGCATGGGGGAGCGCCAGGCCGCGCGCGTCAAGCTCCTCCAGGGCTCGCTCGCGTACACCGACCACCGGCTCAAGGGGTACGACGCCGCCGTGCTCAGCGAGGTGATCGAGCACCTCGACCTGCCCCGGCTGCCCGCCCTGGAGTACGCCGTGTTCGGCGCCGCCCGCCCCAGGACCGTCCTCGTGACGACCCCGAACGTCGAGTACAACGTGCGCTGGGAGAGCCTCCCGGCCGGCCACGTCCGGCACGGCGACCACCGCTTCGAGTGGACTCGCGCGCAGTTCCGGGCCTGGGCGGAGGCGGTGGCCGCACGGCACGGGTACGAGGCCGAGTTCGTACCCGTCGGCCCCGACGACCCGGAGGTTGGTCCGCCCACCCAGATGGCCGTGTTCACCCTGACCACCCCGAAGGAGGCGAAGGCGGCATGA
- a CDS encoding LLM class F420-dependent oxidoreductase: MDLRIFTEPQQGATYDTLLTVAKATEDLGFDAFFRSDHYLRMGTVDGLPGPTDAWITLAGLARETKRIRLGTLMTAGTFRLPGVLAIQVAQVDQMSGGRVELGLGAGWFEEEHKAYGIPFPKAKFARLEEQLEIVTGLWATAPGKTFDFHGAYYDLTDSPALPKPAQQKIPVLVGGHGPTRTPRLAAKYADEFNMPFASVEDSERQFGRVRAAAEEAGRKGDDLTYSNALVVCVGRDDQEVARRAAAIGREVDELKLNGLAGSPAEVVDKIGRYAEVGASRVYLQVLDLDDLDHLELISSQVQSQLP; encoded by the coding sequence ATGGATCTCCGCATCTTCACCGAGCCCCAGCAGGGGGCCACCTACGACACTCTGCTCACCGTCGCCAAGGCCACCGAGGACCTCGGCTTCGACGCCTTCTTCCGTTCCGACCACTACCTCCGCATGGGCACCGTGGACGGCCTGCCCGGCCCCACCGACGCCTGGATCACCCTGGCCGGACTCGCCCGCGAGACCAAGCGCATCCGGCTCGGCACCCTGATGACCGCCGGCACCTTCCGGCTGCCCGGCGTGCTCGCCATCCAGGTCGCGCAGGTCGACCAGATGTCCGGCGGCCGGGTCGAACTCGGCCTCGGCGCCGGCTGGTTCGAGGAGGAGCACAAGGCCTACGGCATCCCGTTCCCCAAGGCGAAGTTCGCCCGCCTCGAGGAGCAGCTGGAGATCGTCACCGGCCTGTGGGCGACGGCCCCCGGCAAGACCTTCGACTTCCACGGCGCCTACTACGACCTCACGGACTCTCCCGCGCTGCCCAAGCCGGCGCAGCAGAAGATCCCCGTGCTCGTCGGCGGCCACGGCCCGACCCGCACCCCGCGGCTGGCCGCCAAGTACGCCGACGAGTTCAACATGCCGTTCGCCTCCGTCGAGGACAGCGAGCGCCAGTTCGGCCGGGTGCGCGCCGCCGCGGAGGAGGCCGGCCGCAAGGGCGACGACCTGACCTACTCCAACGCCCTCGTCGTCTGCGTCGGCCGGGACGACCAGGAGGTCGCCCGCCGGGCCGCCGCGATCGGCCGCGAGGTCGACGAGCTGAAGCTCAACGGCCTGGCCGGCTCCCCGGCCGAGGTCGTCGACAAGATCGGCCGCTACGCCGAGGTGGGCGCGAGCCGCGTCTACCTCCAGGTCCTCGACCTGGACGACCTCGACCACCTGGAGCTGATCTCCTCGCAGGTGCAGTCCCAGCTGCCGTAA
- a CDS encoding VMAP-C domain-containing protein — MTNALCGLGCMEDAQGRLHFGVVLGDLLGRQIDLRGVKLREDVVLLVRAALNMPGGERVLVEVVRILEGDLAGDELDQLLDQWLAPAPPPALQGPLSRGETTRARSLLALGELPAARLRDALVEDLNGLDLPTGLTPEQLLAHVLDWNVQPDGLPPAVLLIDHAARLAATAGHRTALSGWVDGWAAEHGLTGALEERRQARGAVRSDPDIPRCLVVAVEPARDGTGDIVVRPWLNTVPGRWDPQPGEPATTTLDELGTAVQRALRQGARLWAAPRDPDPSGRRQPPPYIEFVLPYDLLNHDVAGLTFRVGDGQPLPLSLKYGVHLRSLERMRTDDALVLDQWRERWHTLREHGVLVHGWRERDGGRLGEWQAGLAGEPRHTAVVLDAPADVMALEALKAAIAEGIGLAIWDRRGVFREERREVVTALFAAAPTPARIPVAVHLLRRNAESEGRGPGELLGRHIGFFWDDPTRPVDVQPSDPGDLASEEASA; from the coding sequence ATGACCAACGCCCTGTGCGGCCTCGGCTGCATGGAGGACGCGCAGGGGCGGCTGCACTTCGGGGTCGTGCTGGGTGATCTGCTGGGTCGTCAGATCGACCTGCGCGGCGTCAAGTTGCGCGAGGACGTGGTGCTGCTGGTGCGCGCCGCGCTGAACATGCCGGGCGGCGAGCGCGTACTGGTCGAGGTGGTCCGGATCCTCGAAGGAGACCTGGCGGGCGACGAACTCGACCAGCTGCTCGACCAGTGGCTCGCGCCCGCCCCGCCCCCCGCCCTCCAGGGCCCCCTGTCCCGCGGCGAGACGACCCGCGCCCGCTCCCTCCTCGCCCTGGGCGAACTCCCCGCGGCCCGGCTGCGCGACGCCCTGGTCGAGGACCTCAACGGCCTCGACCTGCCCACCGGACTCACCCCGGAACAACTCCTCGCCCACGTCCTGGACTGGAACGTGCAGCCGGACGGACTGCCCCCCGCCGTCCTCCTGATCGACCACGCCGCCCGGCTCGCCGCCACTGCGGGGCACCGCACCGCCCTGTCCGGCTGGGTCGACGGCTGGGCCGCGGAGCACGGCCTGACCGGCGCGCTCGAGGAACGGCGGCAGGCGCGCGGCGCCGTGCGGAGCGACCCGGACATCCCGCGCTGCCTGGTCGTCGCCGTCGAACCCGCACGGGACGGCACCGGCGACATCGTCGTCCGCCCCTGGCTCAACACCGTTCCCGGCCGCTGGGACCCCCAGCCGGGCGAACCCGCCACGACCACCCTCGACGAGCTCGGCACGGCCGTCCAGCGCGCGTTACGGCAGGGCGCCCGCCTGTGGGCGGCGCCCCGCGACCCCGATCCGAGTGGACGCCGGCAGCCGCCGCCGTACATCGAGTTCGTCCTTCCCTACGACCTCCTCAACCACGATGTGGCGGGCCTGACCTTCCGGGTCGGCGACGGGCAGCCGCTGCCGCTCAGCCTGAAATACGGGGTGCACCTGCGCAGTCTGGAGCGGATGCGCACGGACGACGCCCTTGTCCTGGACCAGTGGCGGGAGCGCTGGCACACCCTGCGCGAGCACGGCGTCCTGGTGCACGGCTGGCGCGAACGGGACGGCGGCCGGCTCGGCGAGTGGCAGGCCGGGCTCGCCGGGGAACCCAGACATACGGCGGTGGTGCTCGACGCGCCGGCCGACGTCATGGCCCTGGAGGCCCTCAAGGCCGCCATAGCGGAAGGGATAGGACTCGCGATCTGGGACCGCAGAGGTGTCTTCCGCGAGGAGCGCCGGGAGGTGGTGACCGCCCTGTTCGCCGCGGCGCCCACGCCGGCGAGGATCCCGGTGGCCGTACATCTCCTGCGCAGGAACGCCGAGAGCGAGGGGCGCGGACCCGGTGAACTACTGGGTAGACATATTGGCTTTTTCTGGGACGATCCAACGCGTCCCGTGGATGTTCAGCCCAGCGACCCAGGCGATCTCGCCAGCGAGGAGGCATCGGCATGA
- a CDS encoding polynucleotide kinase-phosphatase → MTDVRTGRVLPVTDLSLVVLVGASGSGKSTFARRHFKPTEIISSDFCRGLVSDDENDQSATKDAFDVLHYIAGKRLAAGRRTVVDATSVQPEARRQLVELARQYDVLPIAIVLDVPENVCAERNAARTDRADMPRRVVQRHIRELRRSLRHLEREGFRKVHVLRGVEDVEQATVVTEKRFNDLTHLTGPFDIIGDIHGCSAELESLLGKLGYTDGVHPEGRTAVFVGDLVDRGPDSPGVLRRVMTMVKSGNALCVPGNHENKFGRYLRGRKVQHTHGLAETVEQMADESEEFAAEVREFIDGLVSHYVLDGGRLVVCHAGLPEKYHGRTSGRVRSHALYGDTTGETDEFGLPVRYPWAEDYRGRAAVVYGHTPVPEATWLNNTICLDTGAVFGGKLTALRWPERELVDVPAERVWYEPVKPLRAEAPGGQDGRPLDLADVRGRRVVETRHQGRISIREENAAAALEVMSRFAVDPRLLPYLPPTMAPTATSHVEGYLEHPAEAFAQYAADGVARVVCEEKHMGSRAVALVCRDAETARKRFGVDGPTGSLYTRTGRPFLDDASLTEEILDRVRTAIGDAGLWDELAASNSASGAGDWLLLDAELMPWSLKASGLLRSQYAAVGAASGAVFPGALAALEGAAARGVDVAALLSRTRERSADAAAFTEAYRRYCWTTDGLDGVRLAPFQILAVQGRSLAGLPHDEQLALLDRIVEHDGSGLLQTTRRLYVDTNDPESVRAGVDWWLEMTGRGGEGMVVKPVGALVRDTQGRLVQPGIKCRGREYLRIIYGPEYTRPENLARLRSRFLNHKRSLAIREYALGLEGLDRLAEGEPLWRVHEAVFGVLALESEPVDPRL, encoded by the coding sequence ATGACCGACGTACGCACGGGGCGCGTCCTGCCCGTCACCGACCTCTCCCTGGTGGTCCTCGTCGGCGCCTCCGGCTCCGGCAAGTCCACGTTCGCCCGCAGGCACTTCAAGCCGACCGAGATCATCTCGTCCGACTTCTGCCGCGGTCTCGTCTCGGACGACGAGAACGACCAGAGCGCCACCAAGGACGCCTTCGACGTCCTGCACTACATCGCGGGCAAGCGCCTCGCCGCGGGCCGCCGCACCGTCGTGGACGCGACCAGCGTGCAGCCCGAGGCGCGCCGTCAGCTCGTCGAGCTGGCCCGGCAGTACGACGTCCTGCCGATAGCCATCGTGCTCGACGTGCCCGAGAACGTGTGCGCCGAGCGCAACGCGGCCCGCACCGACCGCGCGGACATGCCCCGCCGGGTCGTCCAGCGCCACATCCGCGAACTCCGCCGCTCCCTCAGGCACCTGGAGCGCGAGGGCTTCCGCAAGGTGCACGTCCTGCGGGGCGTGGAGGACGTCGAGCAGGCCACCGTCGTCACCGAGAAGCGCTTCAACGACCTGACCCACCTCACCGGCCCCTTCGACATCATCGGCGACATCCACGGCTGCTCGGCCGAACTGGAGTCGCTGCTCGGCAAGCTGGGCTACACCGACGGGGTCCACCCCGAGGGACGGACCGCCGTCTTCGTCGGCGACCTGGTGGACCGCGGCCCCGACAGCCCGGGCGTGCTGCGCCGTGTGATGACGATGGTGAAGTCCGGCAACGCCCTGTGCGTGCCCGGCAACCATGAGAACAAGTTCGGGCGGTACCTGCGCGGCCGCAAGGTCCAGCACACCCACGGCCTCGCCGAGACCGTCGAGCAGATGGCGGACGAGAGCGAGGAGTTCGCCGCCGAGGTCCGGGAGTTCATCGACGGCCTCGTCAGCCACTACGTCCTCGACGGCGGCCGGCTGGTCGTCTGCCACGCCGGGCTGCCCGAGAAGTACCACGGCCGCACCTCCGGCCGGGTCCGCAGCCACGCCTTGTACGGCGACACGACGGGGGAGACCGACGAGTTCGGGCTGCCGGTGCGCTATCCGTGGGCGGAGGACTACCGGGGCCGGGCGGCTGTTGTCTACGGGCACACACCGGTTCCGGAGGCGACCTGGTTGAACAACACCATCTGCCTGGACACCGGCGCGGTCTTCGGCGGCAAGCTCACCGCGCTGCGCTGGCCGGAGCGCGAGCTGGTCGACGTACCGGCCGAGCGGGTCTGGTACGAGCCGGTGAAGCCGCTGCGCGCCGAGGCCCCCGGCGGGCAGGACGGCCGCCCGCTGGACCTGGCGGACGTGCGCGGCCGGCGGGTCGTGGAGACCCGGCACCAGGGCCGGATCTCGATCCGCGAGGAGAACGCGGCCGCGGCCCTGGAGGTCATGAGCCGCTTCGCGGTGGACCCGCGGCTGCTGCCGTACCTGCCGCCGACGATGGCGCCGACCGCGACCTCGCATGTCGAGGGCTACCTGGAGCACCCGGCCGAGGCCTTCGCGCAGTACGCGGCGGACGGTGTCGCGCGGGTCGTGTGCGAGGAGAAGCACATGGGCTCGCGGGCGGTGGCCCTGGTGTGCCGGGACGCGGAGACGGCCCGCAAGCGCTTCGGTGTGGACGGCCCCACCGGGTCCCTCTACACCCGCACCGGCCGGCCGTTCCTGGACGACGCCTCACTCACCGAGGAGATCCTCGACCGGGTGCGCACGGCGATCGGCGACGCGGGCCTCTGGGACGAGCTGGCTGCATCCAACAGCGCCTCCGGCGCGGGGGACTGGCTGCTGCTCGACGCCGAGCTGATGCCCTGGTCGCTGAAGGCGTCCGGGCTGCTGCGATCGCAGTACGCCGCCGTGGGTGCCGCGTCCGGCGCGGTGTTCCCGGGCGCGCTGGCCGCGCTGGAGGGCGCGGCGGCCCGGGGCGTCGACGTGGCCGCATTGCTGTCCCGCACCCGCGAACGGTCCGCCGACGCCGCCGCGTTCACCGAGGCGTACCGTCGCTACTGCTGGACCACGGACGGCCTGGACGGCGTCCGCCTGGCACCGTTCCAGATCCTCGCCGTCCAGGGCCGCAGCCTCGCCGGACTGCCGCACGACGAGCAGCTCGCCCTGCTCGACCGGATCGTCGAGCACGACGGCAGCGGCCTGCTCCAGACCACCCGGCGGCTGTACGTCGACACGAACGACCCGGAATCCGTCCGGGCCGGTGTCGACTGGTGGCTGGAGATGACCGGCCGCGGCGGCGAGGGCATGGTCGTCAAGCCGGTCGGCGCACTCGTCCGCGACACGCAGGGCCGCTTGGTGCAGCCCGGCATCAAGTGCCGCGGCCGCGAGTACCTGCGGATCATCTACGGCCCCGAGTACACCCGCCCGGAGAATCTGGCCCGCCTGCGCTCACGGTTCCTCAACCACAAGCGGTCCCTGGCGATCCGCGAGTACGCGCTCGGTCTGGAGGGCCTGGACCGGCTGGCCGAGGGCGAGCCGCTGTGGCGGGTGCACGAGGCGGTGTTCGGGGTGCTGGCCCTGGAGTCGGAGCCGGTCGACCCGAGGCTGTGA